The genomic interval CGCTCGCCTTCGGCGCGCACGGAAGCCGCAAACGCCGCCAGCGCCGTGGCCAGCCGTTCGTCTTGAAATCGATTCGTTTCCGTCACCGATGCCTCCTTTCACCCAGGCGCAGCCGGACCGCGGCCAGCGCGCGCGACAAATGCACCTTGACCGTCCCCACCTCCAGCTCCATGGCCTGAGCGATTTCATTCAGCGTCATCTCTTCCGCAAACCGCAGGACGAAAATGGCTCGCTGGCGCGGGGAAAGTGTGGCCACCACCTCCCACACCGCAGCCGCCTCCTGGCGCGCCGCCGCTTGCCGCTCCGGTGAAGGCTGTTGCGCTGCTGCGACCGCCTCCACCGCCTGCAAGTCTTCGCGGTCGCGCTGGAACAGCCGCCGCCAGAAGGCCACGCGTGGGCTGCGGCGGTGCTCATGGGCCAGGTTCAGCGCGATCCGCACCAGCCACGTCCCGACCGCTGCCTCACCCCGAAAGCTCTCCCGCTTGCGGTAGGCCCGCAGAAAGCATTCCTGGGTAAGCGTGTCGGCCTCGTCGGGATCCCGCAGCAGCGCCAGCAGGACGCGGTAAATGCGCTGCTGGTGCTGGCGGACGATGGCGTCGAACTCCTCCGGCGCGATGCCGCGCGCCACTCGCGCCAGACTCGCCGTTGTCAGTGTGTTCTCCAGGGTGGCCACGATGAGCCCGCTGCTCCCTTTGGACGGATTCACGCCCCGGACGGTTTACATCGGTGCAGAATAAGATGTACCACGTGAGCGAGTTCGAACAGCACGTCCGCACCGCTGCCACCGGCCTTTGGCGCTGGTTCGTGGCCCAGACCCTGGACGCCGCCGCGGTTGGCCTGCTGTGGCTGGCCGGTCTCCTGGCCCTTGGTGTCCCTTGGGCGCCCTTGTGGGCGTTGCTGGCCGCGCTCTTCCAGTACGTTCCGCACCTGGGTCCCGTGCTGGGAGTCGTCGGCCCCGCCCTGGCGGCTGGGCTGAGTTCCGGCGCGGAGCGTGCACTCTACGTGCTCATCCTCTATGCCGCCATTGTTCTGGTGGACGGTCTTCTGCTCCAGCCCTATCTGCTCAGGCGCACCGCCAAGGTTCCCATTTGGGCCTCGATCCTCGCTCCCCTGGTCCTTGGCATACTCATCCCGTTCTGGGGAGTGTTGCTGGCCCCGCCGCTGTTGGCGATCCTCTACACCTTCCGTTCCCGGGCAGGGCAGGCCCCGGTTCCAGGGCCGGCTTCGCGCCGGAATCCCGGGTCGGATGCCTAGGAAGCGCGCATTTCGCGCATGCTATAATCACCATTCGTCTGCATCGATAGCAGCGCGTTTGTCATTCTCCCCGCGCTGACACAGTCCTTAGATATCGAGGTTCTCATGTCCGGCCATTCCAAATGGGCCACCATCAAGCACAAGAAGGGCGCGGCGGACGCCCGGCGCGGCAAGGTCTTCACCCGCCTGATCCGCGAGATCAGCATGGCGGCCAAATCCGGGGGCGACCCGGACAAGAATCCCCGCCTGCGCACCGCGATCGCCGCCGCCAAGGGCGAGAACATGCCGGCCGACAACATCAAGCGCGCCATCCAGCGCGGAACCGGTGAGTTGCCCGGCGCCGTCTACGAGGAGTTCCAGTTGGAAGGCTACGGCCCGGGTGGCGTCGCCGTGCTGACGGAGATCTCGTCCGACAACCGCAATCGCACCGTCAGCGAGATCCGGCACGTCTTCGGCAAGAACGGCGGCAACATGAGCGAAGCCGGATCCGTGGCCTGGATGTTCCACAAGAAAGGCTACATCGTGGTGCCCAAGTCGTCGGCGTCGGAAGATGACCTGATGAACATCATCCTCGAGGCCGGCGGCGAAGACCTGAAAGATGACGGCTCCAACTGGGAGATCATCACCGATCCTGCCAGCTACGAGGCGGTGCTCGAGGCCGTCAAGAAGGCCGGCCTCGAAGTGTCGGCTTCCGAACTCGCCATGCTCCCGCAGAACTACGTCAAGCTGGATGGCGCCGCCGCCCAGCAGATGATCCGCCTGGTGGAGGCGCTGGAGGAACACGACGACGTCCAGCACGTG from Terriglobales bacterium carries:
- a CDS encoding RNA polymerase sigma factor, encoding MNPSKGSSGLIVATLENTLTTASLARVARGIAPEEFDAIVRQHQQRIYRVLLALLRDPDEADTLTQECFLRAYRKRESFRGEAAVGTWLVRIALNLAHEHRRSPRVAFWRRLFQRDREDLQAVEAVAAAQQPSPERQAAARQEAAAVWEVVATLSPRQRAIFVLRFAEEMTLNEIAQAMELEVGTVKVHLSRALAAVRLRLGERRHR
- a CDS encoding AI-2E family transporter, with translation MSEFEQHVRTAATGLWRWFVAQTLDAAAVGLLWLAGLLALGVPWAPLWALLAALFQYVPHLGPVLGVVGPALAAGLSSGAERALYVLILYAAIVLVDGLLLQPYLLRRTAKVPIWASILAPLVLGILIPFWGVLLAPPLLAILYTFRSRAGQAPVPGPASRRNPGSDA
- a CDS encoding YebC/PmpR family DNA-binding transcriptional regulator, whose protein sequence is MSGHSKWATIKHKKGAADARRGKVFTRLIREISMAAKSGGDPDKNPRLRTAIAAAKGENMPADNIKRAIQRGTGELPGAVYEEFQLEGYGPGGVAVLTEISSDNRNRTVSEIRHVFGKNGGNMSEAGSVAWMFHKKGYIVVPKSSASEDDLMNIILEAGGEDLKDDGSNWEIITDPASYEAVLEAVKKAGLEVSASELAMLPQNYVKLDGAAAQQMIRLVEALEEHDDVQHVYSNFDVDEKQLEQVAS